The DNA region CATATATTCCAAATACACTTTTATAAACTTTCATCTTATCACTAGCATCTTTTAATTCAAAAAATTTCACTATAGGTCTTGCACTTCCCATAAGTTTTGCATTTTTTATTTTTACATCATCTTTGGAAGTTACATAAATAGTAGAAACTTTGCCAGCATAAAATGGATAAGGATCAACATAAACTTTTAAATCTTTATCATAGCTTTTAAAATCATTAATAGAGTTAAATTGATTAGCTCTAGTATAGTAAACTCCATTAACTAAATTAATCTCCCCATTCTTTATAGAAAAAGATGTATTTTCTGATAGATAATAATATTTATTTTTTATTTTTATCTCAGCAAAAGCATTTTTTGAAGTTTTAATAGTGTCTCCATCATAAACTTTATTACTAAAACTAGAAGACTTACCATCTCTTAAAACTTCTATCTTTCCAGCATACTTTAAATCATACTGAGAATAAAGCGATAAAGATAATAAAAAAACAAAAACTATTACAAATTTTTTCATAAACAATAAACCTCCAAAAAAATATTATATTTTATAGTTATCAAGCTTCAAAAGATGTTCTTTTATATCTTTATTAGAAGGAGCTATTTCAAATGCTTTAGTAAGATAATTTTTAGCATTGGCAATATCTTTCTTTTTGAAATAAGCCCAACCCAAAGAATCTAAATATGCAGGATTAGAAGGGTCTTTATGTAAAGCCTTTTTTATCTCTTCTATTCCTTCATCTATATTAATATCACTATCAACTAGTATAAAGCCTAATGAGTTTCTGGCATTCGGACTTTCTGAATCTAAAGCCACTGCCTTTCTTAAATATTCTATAGCCTTTCTAGAATTTTTTTTCTTTATAATAAACATATCCAAGCACAGAATAAATTTGAGTATTTTCTATATCATAAGATAAAGCATCAAGAAGCTCAAACTCAGCCAAATCATACATTTCTCTAATAGCATATATATAGCCAACAATAACATGTGCCTGCATCATTCTAAGCGGATTATCAAGCCTTCTTAAAATCTTGTCAAAAACTTCAAGTGTATTATCATAATCTTGCATCTGGGCATAGGATAAAGCAAGGTGGTATCCAGACTCTACATCATTATTTTGAGCGAATATCTTTTCTAAAGACTCTATTGCCTCTTTATAGTTCTCGTTTCTAAATAGTTTTATACCCTCTTCTAATTCTATTTTTCCAGAACCTATACTCATATACACTCCTATTGTTTTGTTATCATATTATTTTATATTTAAATAAAAAAATCTCAATATATTTAGAAAAAAAGTTAACATATTTAAACATATTCTATAAATACATATTTTAAAAATTATAATATCTAATCTATTATAATTTATTAAAACCTTGATAAAATATATACTTTTGTTATAATATAATAATTTTAAGGGTTATTTTATATGTCTAAAATTATATCAATAGTAAATCAAAAAGGCGGTGTTGGCAAAACAACAACAGCTGTTAATTTAAGTTCTATAGTAGCATCTATGGGATATAAAACTTTATTAATCGATATAGACCCGCAAGCTAATGCCTGTTTGGGTATAGGGGTTACAAGAGATAAAATGGAATATGGGATATACGATATTTTAATCGGAGAAGCTGATATAGAACAAGTAATAATAAATACATATCAAGAAAATCTTTACCTTATACCTTCAGATTCTGATTTGGTAGGTGCTCAAATAGAACTAGTAAGCGAAATAGGAAGAGAATATAAACTAAAAAAAGCTTTAGAAAAAATAAGAAATAATTATGATTATATATTTATTGATTGCCCTCCTACTTTAGGTATTCTCACTTTAAATGCTCTCACTGCTTGCGATTCTGTGCTCATACCGATACAATGCGAGTTTTATGCTTTAGACGGAGTTGGAGAGCTTAATAATACTATATCTTTAGTAAAAGAGAACTTAAATCCTAATTTGCACATAGAAGGCGTATTATTAACAATGTATGACGGCAGAACTAATCTTAGTAATGATGTCGTTAGAGAGGTTGTTAATTATTTTAAAGATAAAACTTATAAGACTATGATACCAAGAAATGTACGTTTGAGTGAAGCTCCTTCTTACGGAAAAGCTATTACAGATTATGATAAAGAATGTATTGGTGCTAGAAGTTATAAAGAGTTTGCAAAAGAGTTTATAGAAAGGTCTAAATAATTTTTTGGAGTAATAATATATGACTAGAAAAGGCGGACTTGGCGGTCAGGGTATGAATGCCTTAATAAAATCTACAGATAAAGAAATAAAAAGAGCTGTTGAAGAAGCTGAAAAAAATGGAATATTAGAAATAGATATTTCACTTATAGATGTTAATCCAGATCAGCCTAGAAAAGTTTTTAACGAAGAAGAAATTAAAGGGCTTGCTGAATCTATAAAAGAAAACGGACTTATAAACCCTGTTACATTAAGAGAAAAAGACGGCAAATATCAAATAATATCTGGAGAGAGAAGATTTAGAGCATTTAAATATTTAAACAAAGACAAAGTACCAGCATTAGTATTAAAGAACATACCAGACTCTAAAATGCTCGAACTTACACTTGTAGAAAATATTCAAAGAGCAGATTTAAACGCAATAGAAATAGCAAGAAGCTACAAAAAATTAATATATGATTTAAATATTAAACAAGAAGAATTGGCTAATAGAGTAGGAAAAAGCAGAAGCACTATTTCAAACTCTATGAGAATATTAGAGTTAAATGAAAATATACAAAACCTAATATTAGAAAATAAACTTACAGAAGGACATGCTAGAACAATACTTTCTTTTAGCGACAATGATGAAGAGAGAGATTTATTTGCTAAGGAAATAATAGAAAAAGGTTATTCTGTAAGAGAATGTGAAAAAATAGTAAAAGAAAAAAAAGAAATAGTAAAAGACAATAATGATACACAAAATCAAAATATAAAAAAAGAAAATAAGAAAGACCCAAATATAAAAAAATTGGAAAATGATTTGGAGAAAATATTTTCTACAAAAGTTAATGTAATAGATAAAGAAGGTAAAGAAGGCAAAATTATAATAGAATATTATAGTGCTGATGATTTATCTAGAATAATGGATATACTCGATAATATTCATAATATTAATACCAACTCTATTAAGCATACAATAGAATATTAGGAGATATTTTCTTGAAATTAAAAGTTCTAATCATATTGCTATTAAATATATTTTGTTTATATTCAAGAGAACAATTAAAAATATCTATAGTAGATTTGAACTATGAATTAAAAAACAACTCTCCTTTAAGAAAAGATATTGTAAGAACTATAAATCGTTTTGCATATCTAAAACACCCCTACACTATCACAGTAGATAGAATGAAAAAACGATTATTCAAAACAGATGAATTAACATTTGAACAAGGACTAACAGTAGCATCAAATTTAAAAGTTAATGTTGCAATTATAATGGATAGTGAACTAAAACTAAAAAACACTAATAATATATCAACCAATAACTTACAAACAAACAATATAACAAATATTTTACTCACAAATGAATATCTTCAATCCTACTCTAATGATATAGTAAATACATTAGATAAATTAAATAACTATACTCAAGAAAAAAAAGAATTAAATGATATAATAGAAGAAAAGCTCGGCAATCCTTCAAATACCAATAATTCATCAGAAACAAATGAATATGAACTTTTTTATAATTTCACAGTAATAGATATAACAAAAAATGAAACTCTTAAAGAATATAAATCTATAGCTTCAAATCAGGCTAATTCTCAAATCAGTGAAATAGGAACCTATTTAGAATATTATTTTGCAAAAAGTTTATTAGATTCTTTTACCAATGAAAATAGTAATATTAATTTAAACTTTGAAATAGAGAGAATTACATCAAGCAATGAAAACATCATTATAAAAAATAGCGGCGAAATAATAGAAAATGAAACATTCAAAATAAAGTTTAATTCAACAGAAGATGGTTATTTATATATAATAGCTTTGCAAAATGACGGCAATATTATTTTAATGCATCCTAATGATTTTAATAATTATATGGAAAACAATAATATTCAAAAAAACAATATAGATTCTAATACAGAATATACAATTCCTCCAGAAAACTCTATTTTTAAAATAGTTGTTTCTGCTCCGTTTGGCTTAGATAGTTTTTATGCTATATTCATGAAAAAAGAAGCTGTATGGTTAGAAGAGCAGTATTTTAGCGGAGAAGGATTTAAATCTGGAAATAAAACTAGACTTGCTGAGATGGTAACAAAATTAAAATCCTCTCTCAAATTAAAACGTTCCAATAATTGGCAAATATCCAAAATATATA from Brachyspira pilosicoli P43/6/78 includes:
- a CDS encoding tetratricopeptide repeat protein, coding for MFIIKKKNSRKAIEYLRKAVALDSESPNARNSLGFILVDSDINIDEGIEEIKKALHKDPSNPAYLDSLGWAYFKKKDIANAKNYLTKAFEIAPSNKDIKEHLLKLDNYKI
- a CDS encoding tetratricopeptide repeat protein — translated: MSIGSGKIELEEGIKLFRNENYKEAIESLEKIFAQNNDVESGYHLALSYAQMQDYDNTLEVFDKILRRLDNPLRMMQAHVIVGYIYAIREMYDLAEFELLDALSYDIENTQIYSVLGYVYYKEKKF
- a CDS encoding ParA family protein, which produces MSKIISIVNQKGGVGKTTTAVNLSSIVASMGYKTLLIDIDPQANACLGIGVTRDKMEYGIYDILIGEADIEQVIINTYQENLYLIPSDSDLVGAQIELVSEIGREYKLKKALEKIRNNYDYIFIDCPPTLGILTLNALTACDSVLIPIQCEFYALDGVGELNNTISLVKENLNPNLHIEGVLLTMYDGRTNLSNDVVREVVNYFKDKTYKTMIPRNVRLSEAPSYGKAITDYDKECIGARSYKEFAKEFIERSK
- a CDS encoding ParB/RepB/Spo0J family partition protein gives rise to the protein MTRKGGLGGQGMNALIKSTDKEIKRAVEEAEKNGILEIDISLIDVNPDQPRKVFNEEEIKGLAESIKENGLINPVTLREKDGKYQIISGERRFRAFKYLNKDKVPALVLKNIPDSKMLELTLVENIQRADLNAIEIARSYKKLIYDLNIKQEELANRVGKSRSTISNSMRILELNENIQNLILENKLTEGHARTILSFSDNDEERDLFAKEIIEKGYSVRECEKIVKEKKEIVKDNNDTQNQNIKKENKKDPNIKKLENDLEKIFSTKVNVIDKEGKEGKIIIEYYSADDLSRIMDILDNIHNINTNSIKHTIEY
- a CDS encoding DUF4384 domain-containing protein, whose translation is MKLKVLIILLLNIFCLYSREQLKISIVDLNYELKNNSPLRKDIVRTINRFAYLKHPYTITVDRMKKRLFKTDELTFEQGLTVASNLKVNVAIIMDSELKLKNTNNISTNNLQTNNITNILLTNEYLQSYSNDIVNTLDKLNNYTQEKKELNDIIEEKLGNPSNTNNSSETNEYELFYNFTVIDITKNETLKEYKSIASNQANSQISEIGTYLEYYFAKSLLDSFTNENSNINLNFEIERITSSNENIIIKNSGEIIENETFKIKFNSTEDGYLYIIALQNDGNIILMHPNDFNNYMENNNIQKNNIDSNTEYTIPPENSIFKIVVSAPFGLDSFYAIFMKKEAVWLEEQYFSGEGFKSGNKTRLAEMVTKLKSSLKLKRSNNWQISKIYITSKPEIQ